The Desulfitobacterium chlororespirans DSM 11544 DNA window CTTTATCGGTGTATGGGCCTTCATTCTGGCTATTATCTGGTCCGTATTCCCCATCGATAAAAATGCCAGTGCAAATCCTGGTGAAAGAAATAAAGTCAGTGCCGTAGATATCTGGGATCGCTTCCCCAAATTCATCATCGGTTTCGTACTGACTTTCCTCATCCTGTTCTTAGTTGGTGTGAATAATCCTGATGGCGTGAAGTCATTAAGCACAGGTGTTAATGAAGGAAATGCTTTCAGAACTATCTTCTTTGGCTTATGTTTCTTCTCCATCGGCTTAGTCACTAACGTTCGCAAGCTCTGGGCAGAAGGAATGGGACGTATCGTTGCCATTTATGGTATTGCTCTCTTCGGCTTCATTCTCTGGTTCGGACTGTTCATCTCCTGGCTCTTCTACCATGGAATTACGCCTCCGACTGTTTAATCACTTATAATGTAAGGGGGAATTAAAATGGCAATTAAAACTGGGCAACAAGCGCCTGCCGCTAAGAAAGCTTACGAAGATGAATGGTATGATCTTCTACCTATCGAAAAGAAACTTATTGGCGGTTCGTTAGGATTAGGACTTACACTTCTGGTTATCTTCGTGATTATCTTCAAATTCTAGTCTTCATCTAAAACCTGCAAAGTAATAAGGGAGTATCGCCGCACAACTTGAACAAAGTAGTGCGGCGGTACTCCCTTTACCTATTCATCCCGAAGAGCTATCGCACAAAACTTTTTCAGTGCGAAATTGCTTGCTTAAGTTCTTGTAAAGTGAAGCTGGTTCCATCAGCCAGGTTGAACCTCTCACTCCCAAAACATAGAATGAGTTGGTCCAGCAGCTCTTCTCTTCTCGCTGAAAGTAAATCGTCTATAGAATGATCATCCTCGATATGTCTTATCGCCAGGATCGCAAGCCCTACTTTGGGAATATCCCTTTCTAAGGTTTTCTCCAAATTGCCCCCATCTACCCTGCCGAACATGATCACATCATTATCCATTGAAGATTTTCTAACCATGACGTAATATTTGTCCGAATCTCCCATCACGTGAAACTTTTCATTCTCAACAGTTATCGCTATATCTCTAAGGGTATATAAGGTGTCCACGTCGATGAATTCCCAGGCTGATTTTTGAACTGCTTGCCGGTGATGGCGTATGACCTCTTTAATTGCATAATTAATATCCATTCTTTACTCCTTCCAAAAGTTTACTTTGATATTGATCCCCCAATCACAATCCAGGATAGCCTTACCATGGATTAATGGACGACCATCCCTCTCTTTAATTATAAGGATTTCCCTTAAATTTGACAGATCTAAATAAGATTATCCTGTTAATTTTTGAGGATTCTCCTGGGGTTAAGTCGCGCTCTGGATTCCTTGGCCAAGGCTGTGCTCTCTTTCTCTTTCTTTGCAATACTCCATTTGCCATTTGCTCCATAATGAATCCGTAATGGCTTCCACCACTTCGGGATCGAATTGCGAGCCTTTGTTGGCTATTATCTCCGCTTTGCACTCCGCCCAGGTAAAGGCTTTACGGTAAGCCCGATCAGAGGTCATAGCATCAATACTGTCACACACGCCAATAATTCTTGCTCCTAAAGGGATTTCTTCCCCTTTTAGACCATGTGGGTAACCCTTGCCATCCCATCGTTCATGATGGCTAAGGACAATTTGTCCGATATCTTTAAGCTTTCTTGATTTACTTAAAATAGTGTAGCCGATTTCCGGATGGCCTTGGATTTGTGCCCATTCCGCTGAGGATAGTCTTCCGGGTTTATTAAGAATATGGTCGGGGATGCCAATCTTGCCGATATCATGGAGGTGGGCAGCAATATGGATGCGATCCCGCTCCACAATAGATAGTTTGAGGCTTTTGCAAATATCAAAAGCCATATCACCTACTCGATTGGAATGACCGCTTGTATAATTGTCCTTTGCTTCCAGTGACGCTGTTAAGCAATCAATGACATCATGCAATATATTATAGTCACTGAACCGTTTCATCAATCTATATAGCATAGTTTGATCTCCTTATATTCTACTAAAGCCTTTTTCTATCTAGAGAAAGACTTCCTTTACAGCTTATTATTGATCATTATACAGCATATCCCCTCTACCGAGAACAACTTTCAATTAAGTTTCCAATTTGGTGATATGTATAAGCACAAAAGGAAGGCTTCCTTAACCTTCCTTTACTTCAATTATACAATAGTCGTTAGAACTGGTCTATTTTATCTTTCTTATTTTCTCCCTTAGCTGATCTTCAGTTAAATCATAATCCGCGGTGGACCCATACCATTCATAAACATGACCGTCTTTTTCTTGAGTCAGAATAACTGTGTCGGCCTGAATACCCTTTTCTCTCAGTAAGTTCAGGGCCGCCTGAGTTATGTATATCAGCTCAGCTTCTTCAGTTAAGTAGAGGTTTATTTGATCATAATGCCCGTCATTCTGATAGTGCTCCTTGTCCCTACCTCCTCCTGTTACACTTGTAATATGGCTTTTGATACCGCTCTCATTAAAGACTTCCTTGATATATGCGTTGTACTGATTATGGCTCTTGGTTTGGAGATAGCTTTCGTTGATGTTTTTTGTACGGAAGCTCTTACCGATAGGAAAAGACACATTATCATCTAAGCAACTGACTGTTGTAAAATAACTTCCATAGATAGGATCAATCTTAACGAATCCGACCTGAAACGTTTGCCCCGGGTATTTTTCACTGAGATAGTCCTTAAATTCTCCCCGTATTTGCATCAAATAGGCGAACCCAGCCATGAGCAGCCCTAATCCAATTGCCACAGGGATAATAATTTTTTTCTTTTTACTCATATCCATGACTAAATCTTCCCTCCCCTTTCCTGTTCATGCTATAATAGAAAAAGAAATATTTTCCCTTACAGTGTAATTATACACTGTAAGGGAAAATTCAATCAATACTTATTTCGTTTGTAGAGAATCCGGGAGGAACCAGGATGGACAAAGAAAGAGCGATCAAACTTGTTTCGAGCAAGATAAAGCTGATTCGGGTTGAAAACGGCTATTCCCAAGATAGAATGGCCGATATCATTGGCATATCTAAGAAAACCCTTGTCCAAGTTGAAAAGGGCAGAGATTGCGCCAGCTGGGGGGTTGTCGTTGCCACCTGTGCTATGTTTAGAGAAAGTGAGATTATGCAATCTATTTTCGGAGACGACCCCTTAGAAGTATTAAGAACAATCGCCCACGAGCGCATTGATAGCCCAAAGGAGAAAACTATGGGGGGCAAAATCTGGTGGGCGGATGTTCATCAGGAAGGTCTTTTCCGATTGCAGCAAAACCTTATTAGTAAGCACTATCGTATATTGGATGACGATGGCTATCGTTGGTTCAGTTCTTTCGACAAGGAAGAAGCATTAACACGTTTACTTGAGTTAAGCAGCTCCTAAGCGCCCTGCTATTGCTCCACTCGTTGCGATCAGCTGCCTCACGATCAAAAAACACCTTGGAGCTAGCTTCCAGGGTGTTTCTTTTTTCAAATCATTTATGCTTGAATTTCTGCTATTTTTTCTTCCAGGACTTCTTCCTCAACATTGCCTGAAAGTTTCCCTTGGTATTCTCCGTCTTTAAAAAACAAAATCTGGGGAACCCCTTTTAAAGAAAATCTTTGAAATAAAGTCATATTTTCTTCGACATCCACATAGTAGAATCCAAATTTTTCACTGTATTTTGGTGCCAGCTCTTCTACCATAGGACCTACCTCTTTACAGACATGGCAGCTCTTTCTTGAAAAGAGAACCAGGCAGGCTTCGCCATTATCATAGATAATCTCTTCAAAGC harbors:
- a CDS encoding HD-GYP domain-containing protein gives rise to the protein MLYRLMKRFSDYNILHDVIDCLTASLEAKDNYTSGHSNRVGDMAFDICKSLKLSIVERDRIHIAAHLHDIGKIGIPDHILNKPGRLSSAEWAQIQGHPEIGYTILSKSRKLKDIGQIVLSHHERWDGKGYPHGLKGEEIPLGARIIGVCDSIDAMTSDRAYRKAFTWAECKAEIIANKGSQFDPEVVEAITDSLWSKWQMEYCKEREREHSLGQGIQSAT
- a CDS encoding helix-turn-helix transcriptional regulator; its protein translation is MDKERAIKLVSSKIKLIRVENGYSQDRMADIIGISKKTLVQVEKGRDCASWGVVVATCAMFRESEIMQSIFGDDPLEVLRTIAHERIDSPKEKTMGGKIWWADVHQEGLFRLQQNLISKHYRILDDDGYRWFSSFDKEEALTRLLELSSS
- a CDS encoding thioredoxin family protein is translated as MALKQLDSNSFEEIIYDNGEACLVLFSRKSCHVCKEVGPMVEELAPKYSEKFGFYYVDVEENMTLFQRFSLKGVPQILFFKDGEYQGKLSGNVEEEVLEEKIAEIQA